In a single window of the Nicotiana tomentosiformis chromosome 10, ASM39032v3, whole genome shotgun sequence genome:
- the LOC104099244 gene encoding uncharacterized protein codes for MAVSLRNGRDLDLEQEIARENRSTETLVLVPIEVDESIELTKVRVQPAQEEINKEKEVMEETDKVQEKALEKVPEQNLTQAIGKKRAPAPFPQRLAKYQKDEQYKKFIEMLKQIQVNIPLIDASREMSGYAKMMKDLMSCKFDFQDLATVTLTHTCSAVVTRPIAEKLSDPKSFTIPCTIDFVILDYQVDEEIPIILGRPFLATERALIDCKMGELKMRLNNE; via the exons ATGGCAGTGAGTTTGAGAAATGGTAGAGATCTTGATTTAGAGCAAGAAATCGCTCGTGAGAACCGATCAACTGAAACACTTGTGTTAGTGCCAATTGAGGTAGATGAGTCAATTGAGCTAACAAAAGTAAGAGTGCAACCAGCCCAGGAGGAAATAAACAAGGAAAAAGAGGTTATGGAGGAGACTGATAAAGTGCAAGAGAAGGCATTAGAAAAAGTGCCCGAGCAAAATCTAACTCAAGCCATAGGAAAGAAGCGAGCTCCAGCACCCTTCCCGCAGAGGttggccaaatatcagaaggATGAGCAGTACAAAAAATTCATcgaaatgctgaagcaaattcaaGTAAACATTCCTCTAATTGATGCTTCGAGGGAGATGTccggttatgcaaaaatgatgaaggacttgatgtcttgTAAGTTCGACTTCCAAGACCTGGCAACTGTCACATTGACACATACCTGTAGTGCTGTTGTGACAAGACCTATAGCTGAGAAGCTATCCGACCCTAAAAGCTtcacaattccatgcaccatag attttgtcattctggactACCAGGTTgatgaggagattcccataattttgggaaggccgtTCTTGGCCACAGAAAGAGCTCTAATTGATTGTAAAATGGGGGAGCTGAAGATGAGATTGAATAATGAATAA